In [Limnothrix rosea] IAM M-220, one DNA window encodes the following:
- a CDS encoding formylglycine-generating enzyme family protein: protein MIDIVQYKEILAEEPEEISIHMTKIGGGGFWMGTSEAEIERLCQEYDNSWYQNESPQHWVEIPDFFLGKYPITQAQWRIIAELRPIERELAPSPSRFEGDELPVEQVSWLDAKEFCARLSKISKIQYRLPTEAEWEYACRGVLRKPMTSKVSQEYWNKHYYESFHFGQTINDQTANFNTNEPYGTEKIGKFRGKTTPVGSFDSNNFQLYDMHGNVWEWCEDDYYRNYEEAPEDGSAWQQTEKQDAKVLRGGSWFNHPRYCRSSFRYVIDLDFQVDSVGFRIACSPPQISVNTYSLNIPRLF, encoded by the coding sequence ATGATAGATATCGTCCAGTACAAAGAAATCCTCGCAGAAGAGCCAGAGGAAATATCCATCCACATGACGAAGATCGGTGGTGGAGGGTTTTGGATGGGAACATCAGAAGCAGAAATAGAAAGGCTGTGCCAAGAATATGACAATAGCTGGTATCAAAACGAGTCACCACAGCACTGGGTCGAAATCCCTGATTTTTTTCTAGGGAAATATCCCATCACCCAAGCCCAGTGGCGCATAATCGCAGAATTAAGACCCATTGAGCGAGAGCTTGCACCAAGCCCGTCCCGATTCGAGGGAGACGAACTTCCCGTAGAACAAGTTTCTTGGCTAGATGCAAAAGAATTTTGTGCAAGACTAAGCAAAATCTCAAAAATTCAATATCGCCTGCCTACCGAAGCAGAATGGGAATATGCCTGTCGCGGGGTTCTGCGTAAACCGATGACCTCTAAAGTTTCCCAAGAATATTGGAATAAGCATTACTACGAATCCTTCCATTTCGGCCAAACCATTAACGATCAAACCGCTAATTTCAATACGAACGAACCCTATGGCACGGAAAAAATTGGCAAATTTCGAGGGAAAACAACACCAGTCGGATCCTTTGATTCAAACAACTTCCAGCTCTACGATATGCATGGCAATGTTTGGGAATGGTGTGAAGACGATTACTACAGAAATTATGAAGAAGCTCCCGAAGACGGCAGTGCATGGCAACAAACAGAAAAGCAAGATGCCAAGGTACTCCGGGGTGGCTCTTGGTTTAATCACCCACGGTACTGTCGGTCATCATTTCGGTATGTGATTGACCTTGACTTTCAGGTGGATTCGGTTGGTTTTCGGATTGCTTGTTCGCCACCCCAGATTTCTGTGAATACCTATTCTTTAAATATTCCGCGACTTTTTTAG
- a CDS encoding SagB/ThcOx family dehydrogenase, whose protein sequence is MSRSLPISAYYHQRTKYDPETIAQRGKTLNWSAQPSPFKGYKIGTSYDLKPYLELDKNEPEWESLSYLLLLSYGLTAKLATGGGNFIYLRSAPSAGGLYPAEVYLISRGTDLLPAGLYHYQPQTHNLLRFWDDHCWAELRGACFLHPALEKTQLALVTTAIFYRSAWRYEDRAYRRVFLDTGHLLGNINLAASMQGFRSHLIGGFSDRLMNDLLYLDGEAESVTSVLALNGNPQTSSLGRTTLPSPAMMDYPELDDGELLPALHQASKIVTKASVPPRQPDILEDKYNFPFGLKFSLASTSDETRYNTRVDWGEDLEDLEEAILKRRSTRGYTGEDLTLEELQQLLNFTYHPEDYGEQGLTTDPDYFDLSLIETFVAVSGVEGLDAGCYYYAPKAQELRQIRFKNFREELHYLCLGQNLGRDAGALIFHTADLAQAVARYGDRTYRYLHLDAGQLGQRLNLAAIQLGLGVSGIAGFFDDQVNEVLGIPDDEAVLYITTLGVPNEQ, encoded by the coding sequence ATGAGCCGTTCGCTGCCGATTTCCGCTTATTACCACCAACGTACAAAATACGACCCCGAAACGATCGCCCAACGAGGCAAAACACTCAATTGGTCAGCCCAACCGAGTCCCTTTAAAGGCTACAAAATAGGGACAAGCTACGACCTAAAACCCTACCTTGAGCTAGACAAAAACGAGCCAGAGTGGGAATCCCTGTCCTATCTATTGCTGCTCAGCTATGGACTGACGGCCAAACTCGCGACGGGCGGTGGTAATTTCATTTATCTACGTTCTGCTCCCTCGGCTGGGGGGCTGTATCCCGCTGAGGTTTATCTCATTTCCCGCGGCACTGATCTCTTACCTGCGGGGCTATACCATTACCAACCCCAAACCCATAATCTCCTGCGTTTCTGGGATGACCACTGCTGGGCAGAACTGCGAGGGGCTTGTTTTCTACACCCAGCCCTTGAAAAGACCCAGCTAGCCCTCGTTACCACGGCTATTTTTTATCGCTCCGCTTGGCGCTACGAAGACCGTGCCTACCGCCGCGTATTTCTAGATACGGGGCATCTTTTAGGCAATATTAATCTTGCCGCCTCGATGCAGGGCTTCCGCTCCCATCTCATCGGAGGCTTCAGCGATCGCCTCATGAATGACTTGCTATACCTCGATGGCGAAGCAGAATCCGTCACCAGCGTCCTTGCCCTCAATGGCAATCCCCAAACATCAAGTCTTGGTCGAACGACTTTACCTTCACCGGCCATGATGGATTATCCAGAGCTAGACGACGGAGAACTATTACCCGCATTGCACCAAGCCTCAAAAATTGTCACAAAAGCTTCAGTGCCACCACGTCAACCCGACATCCTTGAAGACAAATACAATTTTCCCTTTGGCCTCAAATTTTCCCTAGCCAGCACCTCCGACGAAACCCGTTACAACACCCGCGTGGATTGGGGAGAAGATTTAGAGGATTTAGAAGAAGCGATCCTCAAACGCCGTTCGACTCGGGGTTATACCGGGGAAGACTTGACCCTCGAAGAACTCCAGCAGCTCCTAAATTTCACCTATCACCCCGAAGACTATGGCGAGCAAGGGTTAACCACAGATCCCGACTATTTTGACCTGAGTTTAATCGAAACCTTTGTGGCTGTTTCCGGTGTAGAGGGACTCGATGCTGGCTGCTATTATTACGCCCCGAAAGCCCAAGAACTACGACAAATTCGCTTTAAAAATTTCCGAGAAGAGTTGCACTACCTTTGTCTTGGGCAAAATCTTGGTAGAGATGCGGGAGCCTTGATTTTTCATACCGCAGATCTGGCTCAGGCCGTCGCTCGCTACGGCGATCGCACCTATCGTTACCTCCACCTCGATGCCGGCCAGCTTGGGCAACGATTAAACCTAGCGGCCATTCAGCTGGGATTAGGCGTAAGCGGCATTGCAGGCTTTTTTGACGATCAAGTTAATGAAGTACTGGGTATTCCTGACGATGAAGCCGTACTGTACATCACAACCCTAGGCGTTCCGAATGAACAGTAA